The following proteins are co-located in the Xiphophorus maculatus strain JP 163 A chromosome 24, X_maculatus-5.0-male, whole genome shotgun sequence genome:
- the LOC102234567 gene encoding sodium/myo-inositol cotransporter-like, with protein sequence MATNATMEAADIVVIVIYFILVLGIGFAAMRKSNRDTVSGYFLAGRSMNWFAVGASLFVSNIGTEHFIGLAGSGAASGFSVAAWEFNALLLLQLLGWVFIPVYIHCQVYTMPEYLCKRFGGKRLKVYFAALTLVLYIFTKLSVDLYSGALFIQESLGWNLYVSIIVLIVMTAALTVTGGLVAVIYTDTVQAIMMIVGALCLTGIGFAKVGGLEGLKEKYMQASPNITAILLSSPNLTYSESCKHHLHPKANALKILRGPKDPDLPWPGFLLGQTPASIWYWCADQVIVQRVLAAKNIVHAKGSTIMAGFLKTLPMFVMVMPGMISRVLFTDQLACIGPDHCMQVCGSAAGCSNVAYPRLVMSVMPVGLRGLMMAAMIAALMSDLDSIFNSASTIFTLDIYKMLRKDTSPKELVITGRLFVILMVALSIAWVPVVIEMQGGQMFYYIQEVSDYLTPPVAALFLLGVLWQRCNETGAFWGGVVGSALGALRLLLAVVYREPYCGQPDERPSFIKQIHFMYVAAILFWVSAITTIVVSLCTPPPEKQLIRTTTLWGLRQRMKFNTLAIDQGEENLNKTNVTENGGGVVGEETLHSHQTKLRSTDGRDENTQSANGNIIPARSSLQNDSYNLIAEPMLEGEGDGREVKDVEEGKECRLGEGGDSAKVCGGICGRRKKSSQSRVITAQEQERIVNKLLYEPPRTRIILNTALVLICVIGIFLYLYFSL encoded by the exons ATGGCTACAAATGCCACCATGGAAGCAGCAGACATTGTTGTCATCGTAATTTACTTCATCCTGGTGCTGGGGATCGGCTTCGCGGCAATGCGAAAATCCAACCGAGACACTGTGAGCGGCTACTTCCTGGCTGGTCGCTCCATGAACTGGTTCGCCGTGGGAGCGTCTCTCTTCGTCAGCAACATTGGAACTGAGCATTTCATTGGACTCGCCGGGTCAGGGGCCGCTAGCGGGTTTAGCGTGGCTGCGTGGGAATTCAACGCTCTACTGCTGCTTCAGTTACTGGGTTGGGTGTTCATCCCTGTGTACATTCACTGTCAAGTCTACACCATGCCAGAGTACCTGTGCAAGCGTTTCGGAGGGAAGCGCCTGAAAGTGTATTTTGCGGCTTTGACTCTGGTGCTTTACATCTTCACCAAGTTGTCTGTGGACCTCTATTCGGGTGCCTTGTTCATCCAGGAATCCTTAGGGTGGAACCTTTATGTTTCCATCATCGTCCTCATCGTCATGACAGCTGCGCTGACAGTCACTGGAGGTCTGGTCGCTGTCATCTACACAGACACAGTCCAAGCAATTATGATGATCGTCGGAGCGCTCTGTCTGACAGGCATCGGCTTCGCCAAAGTCGGAGGCCTTGAAG GGCTAAAAGAAAAGTACATGCAGGCCAGTCCAAACATCACTGCCATTCTTCTGTCTTCACCTAATCTGACATATTCTGAATCCTGTAAGCATCATCTCCACCCAAAAGCAAATGCTCTGAAAATCCTGAGAGGCCCAAAAGATCCAGATCTGCCCTGGCCTGGTTTCTTGCTGGGTCAGACGCCTGCCTCAATCTG GTACTGGTGTGCAGATCAGGTGATCGTACAACGAGTTCTGGCCGCAAAGAACATTGTTCATGCCAAAGGGTCAACCATCATGGCAGGTTTCCTCAAAACTCTCCCCATGTTTGTCATGGTCATGCCAG GGATGATTTCCAGGGTCTTATTTACTGACCAGTTGGCGTGCATCGGCCCAGACCACTGCATGCAGGTGTGCGGTTCTGCCGCCGGCTGCAGCAACGTGGCGTACCCTCGCCTCGTCATGTCGGTGATGCCTGTCGGACTTCGCGGCTTGATGATGGCGGCCATGATTGCTGCTTTGATGAGCGACTTGGACTCTATCTTCAACTCTGCGAGCACCATATTCACGCTGGACATTTACAAAATGCTGCGAAAGGACACGTCGCCCAAGGAGCTGGTGATAACCGGCAGGCTTTTTGTCATCCTTATGGTGGCCCTCAGTATCGCTTGGGTGCCGGTTGTCATCGAAATGCAAGGGGGACAGATGTTTTATTATATCCAAGAGGTGTCTGATTATTTAACGCCCCCTGTGGCAGCGCTATTCCTGCTCGGTGTTCTGTGGCAGCGCTGCAACGAGACCGGTGCCTTCTGGGGTGGAGTGGTAGGCTCTGCTCTTGGCGCTCTGCGGTTACTCTTAGCCGTAGTTTACAGAGAACCGTACTGCGGCCAGCCGGATGAGCGGCCGTCCTTCATCAAACAAATCCATTTCATGTatgtggcggccatcttgttttggGTTTCAGCTATAACGACTATCGTCGTGAGTCTCTGCACGCCTCCGCCGGAAAAACAGCTAATCAGAACTACCACTCTGTGGGGGTTAAGGCAGAGAATGAAGTTTAACACACTAGCAATAGATCAAGGTGAAGAAAACCTTAACAAAACAAACGTGACTGAAAATGGAGGTGGTGTTGTTGGTGAAGAAACGCTCCATAGCCACCAAACGAAGCTTAGGAGCACTGATGGTAGAGATGAAAACACTCAATCGGCCAATGGGAACATAATCCCAGCCCGGTCATCACTACAGAATGACTCGTATAATCTGATAGCTGAGCCTATGCTGGAGGGCGAGGGAGATGGGAGAGAAGTGAAGGATGTGGAAGAGGGGAAGGAGTGCCGTTTGGGGGAAGGAGGAGACTCTGCGAAAGTTTGTGGGGGTATTTGTGGCCGCCGGAAGAAATCTTCGCAGAGTCGGGTCATTACAGCTCAGGAGCAGGAGAGGATTGTAAATAAGCTTCTTTATGAACctcccagaaccagaatcatACTAAACACAGCACTGGTATTGATTTGTGTGATTGGGatctttctttatttgtatttctccTTATAG